The Vreelandella piezotolerans genomic interval TAACGTAGTAGACAATTCCCCCCGCGTCAGTATCTTCCATATAAACCCGCACGGGGATGCTAAATGTTTCGCTCATGGTCGACGCTCTCCCTCGGCATTGATCGAATGCTCGTGGGGCACGCGGTCGAAGTGCAACCAAGCTTGGCGGGTAACCACGCGTCCCCTGGGGGTACGCATCATTAGGCCTTGCTGAATCAAATACGGCTCGATAACGTCTTCGATGGTATCGCGCTCTTCGCCAATGGCGGCAGACAGTGAGTCGACCCCGACCGGACCGCCATCGAACTTGTCGATCATGGCCAGCAGCAGGCGTCGGTCCATATGATCCAACCCGTGATGATCGACGTTTAGCATATTGAGTGCCGCATCGGCGAGCGTCACGTCCACCACGCCGTCGCCCTTGATGTCGGCGTAGTCGCGTACCCTGCGCAGCAACCGATTGGCAATACGAGGCGTCCCACGAGAGCGCCGGGCGACTTCGATGGCCCCTTCACGGCTGGTTTCCACGCCAAGCAAACGGGCGGAGCGCGCGACGATTTCGGTTAGCTCTTCGAGGTTATAAAATTCGAGGCGTTGCACGATGCCAAAGCGGTCGCGTAGCGGAGACGTGAGCAGTCCTGCTCGTGTCGTGGCACCTACCAGTGTGAACTTTGGGAGATCCAGCTTGATGGATCGCGCTGCGGGGCCTTCACCGATCATGATATCGAGTTGAAAATCCTCCATCGCCGGATACAGAACTTCCTCTACCACGGGAGAGAGGCGGTGGATTTCATCGATGAACAGCACATCGCCAGGCTCGAGATTCGTGAGCATGGCGGCAAGGTCGCCGGCGCGCTCGAGCACCGGACCAGACGTCGATTTCAACCCGACGCCCATTTCGGTGGCAATGATGTTTGCGAGCGTCGTTTTGCCCAACCCTGGCGGGCCGAAGACCAGGGTGTGGTCCAGACTCTCCTCGCGCAGCCGTGCCGCCCCAATGAAAATCTCCAACTGCTCGCGCACCCGTGGCTGGCCAATATAATCCTTGAGGTGCTTGGGACGAATCGCATGGTCGATGCGCACTTCGCCTTGCTCGGGCTCGGCGGCAATTAATCGGTCGTGTTCTAACATAGTGACTCTTCTGGAGTGCTTACCAAGGCGTACTCATGATACCCGTACAGCTCAACCAGACATTCGCTTGGTCAATGCGGCTTTGATGAGGGCTTCGGTGCTCTGGTTCGGATCAACATCGGCGAGCATTTTGGCCGCCTCGGTCAACTTATAACCCAGGCTGACGAGAGCGGCTTCTGCGTCTGCCAAATGGTCTCTAGGCGCGGCTCGTCCACTGGTAGCTTCTAAAGCGAGGGGAGCATGACTGCCCTGCTCCCAATCCGGAAAGCGGTCGCGCATTTCGATGATCAAACGCTCCGCCGTTTTTTTACCCACTCCTGGCAGCTTCGTCAGTGCTTTGCTGTCGTCGTCTCGCACGCAGCGCATAAAAGCGTCTTCATCCATACCGGATAGAATCGCCAAGGCAAGCTTGGGGCCGACGCCGTTGACTTTGATTAGCGCACGAAATAATGCCCGTTCATGCTCGCGTCCAAAGCCATAAAGCAAATGGGCATCGTCACGTATTGTCAGATGGGTATATAGCATCACCTGCTCGCCAGGGGCTGGCAGCGCCACGAAGGTGTTCATTGAGGCTTCGAGCTCGTAACCTACCCCGTGAACGTCAACCACCATCCACGGCGGCTGTTTTTCCAGCAATAAGCCCGTCAAACGTCCAATCATCCTTTGCCTCACAGCCATTCGAAGTAGCGGTCACTATAAAGCTACTCTGTACAGATGACCAGTAACCCTAAAGCCGCCAACGACCGGTAGCGCGGCGTTTACTGCGAGATGGCGTCGCCATGACGAGCGCACTCCCTGCATAGGCGTGCGTCAAGGCAATCGCCAGCGCGTCGGCAGCATCCGCTTGGGGGGTGGCCGATAGGCCAAGCAGCGTAGTGACCATGTGCTGAACTTGGCTTTTATCGGCTCCCCCTTGCCCGGTTACCGCCTGTTTGATCTGCCGCGCTGCGTACTCGGCAATGCTTAATCCATGGTTCGCTAGGCAGACCAGCGCCGCTCCACGGGCTTGACCGAGTTTCAGCGCGGAGTCTGCATTTTTGGCCATAAACACCCGCTCGACGGCGACGGCATCGGGGCGATGAAGCCCTATCACCTCGCCAATCCCTGCATAAATCTGAGCCAGGCGCTGCTCTAGCGCTCCCTCAGCCGTTCGAATGCAGCCGCTGGCTACATAGCGTGGCTTCATCCCTACTAGGTCAATCACTCCATACCCGGTGATCCTGGAACCTGGATCGATCCCCAGAATTCTAATCGTCGCAGGGGGCTGTCTTTCGTCCATGGACACTTCTCTTCGCCCTCTTCCTTTAGTACTACCTGAAACAAAAACACCGACGCTGGCGCGTCGGTGTTTGACTCGTCAATGCGATAAGGCGATCTTATTCGCCCGCAGCATCCGCCTTTACTTTTTGGCGCAAGCGAATGTTGAGCTCTTTGAGCTGGTCAGCGCTGACCTCACCCGGGGCGTCGGTCATCAAACAAGCCGCACTTTGCGTTTTCGGGAAGGCAATGACTTCACGAATGGTTTTTGCGCCCGCCATGAGCATGACCAGACGATCCAAACCAAAGGCAAGGCCGCCGTGGGGCGGTGCGCCGTACTGCAGCGCATCCAGCAAGAAGCCGAACTTCTCTTGCGCTTCTTCTTGCCCAATACCCAAAATCTCGAACACGGTGCTCTGCATGGTTTGGTCATGGATACGGATAGAGCCACCGCCAAGTTCCGTACCATTAAGCACCATGTCGTAAGCGCGGGAGAGCGCTTTGGCCGGGTCGGCCTTCAACGCTTCCGGCGAACAAGACGGTGCCGTAAACGGGTGATGAAGCGGGCTTAAGCGGCCATTGTCGTCGGCTTCGAACATGGGGAAGTCAACGACCCACAGGGGCGCCCACGCCTGGGTGTAGAGGTCAAGATCGGCCCCGAGCTTGACGCGCAGCGCACCAATGGCTTCATTGACGATACGCGCTTTGTCGGCACCGAAGAAGATGATGTCACCATCCTCGGCCCCCACACGGTCCAGCAGCTCTTCGACGACGTTCTCCATGAACTTGACGATCGGCGACTGCAAGCCATCCAGCCCTTTGGCACGTTCGTTGATCTTGATCCACGCCAGGCCTTTCGCACC includes:
- the ruvB gene encoding Holliday junction branch migration DNA helicase RuvB, translating into MLEHDRLIAAEPEQGEVRIDHAIRPKHLKDYIGQPRVREQLEIFIGAARLREESLDHTLVFGPPGLGKTTLANIIATEMGVGLKSTSGPVLERAGDLAAMLTNLEPGDVLFIDEIHRLSPVVEEVLYPAMEDFQLDIMIGEGPAARSIKLDLPKFTLVGATTRAGLLTSPLRDRFGIVQRLEFYNLEELTEIVARSARLLGVETSREGAIEVARRSRGTPRIANRLLRRVRDYADIKGDGVVDVTLADAALNMLNVDHHGLDHMDRRLLLAMIDKFDGGPVGVDSLSAAIGEERDTIEDVIEPYLIQQGLMMRTPRGRVVTRQAWLHFDRVPHEHSINAEGERRP
- the ruvA gene encoding Holliday junction branch migration protein RuvA, producing the protein MIGRLTGLLLEKQPPWMVVDVHGVGYELEASMNTFVALPAPGEQVMLYTHLTIRDDAHLLYGFGREHERALFRALIKVNGVGPKLALAILSGMDEDAFMRCVRDDDSKALTKLPGVGKKTAERLIIEMRDRFPDWEQGSHAPLALEATSGRAAPRDHLADAEAALVSLGYKLTEAAKMLADVDPNQSTEALIKAALTKRMSG
- the ruvC gene encoding crossover junction endodeoxyribonuclease RuvC, translating into MDERQPPATIRILGIDPGSRITGYGVIDLVGMKPRYVASGCIRTAEGALEQRLAQIYAGIGEVIGLHRPDAVAVERVFMAKNADSALKLGQARGAALVCLANHGLSIAEYAARQIKQAVTGQGGADKSQVQHMVTTLLGLSATPQADAADALAIALTHAYAGSALVMATPSRSKRRATGRWRL